The genomic region AGGTTACCCGGACACGGACACGTGCAGGGTGGCTCCACTGGAGTGTGAACGGCGGGGCAGTGTTTGCATTCATTACAAACCCATTAAAAACTggctggctcagccctgggcaggacCAGCTCAACGTTCAGCTGATCCTCAGCTCCTGGCAGACTCTGGAGAGAGAAACCACTCCTTGTTTTACGCTGCAGGTGTgctcagcaggcagcagccGCCAGTGAAGGGGCTTCCCAaaatctctgctccagcttCTCCCAGCTGGAACCCATGGCGGAGGAGAAGACCTTCCGCTACGGGTTCATCATCTTGGGTTTCTTCCTGGTGATGGTGGGGATGTTCATCATGAGCGTGGAAAAGCCTCAGTACTACATCACCTTCTGTGTCCTGGGTGTCCTGCTCATAGCCGTGGGCATCACATGGAGCATGTGCCAGTGCTACCCAAAGGTAGgatccttcctgctgctgagctcttTGGGGAGCCCCAGGGCTCAGCTGGGTTTTTGAGGGGCTTTGGCTGCCATGGATCTGCAGCTTCAGGCTGTGCCTCAGTTCCCCCAAGGGAAGCCAGCTGCAGCAATCTGGAGGAGGAATTGTTGTTTTGGGAGGTTTATGCCCTGCTGATGCCTGCAGGATGTGCCCCATCTCCTTCGCTCCCTGCACATCCCCTGAGCCTGGGGCTTTGCTTTCAAACAGGCAGCAGAAAATGATACCAAGGAAGTAAACTTGTGTTCATCTCTCCCATGCAGCCCCTTCCTTGGGGTCCAGGGCTTGGCAGGCTCCCAGGACTTCCAGGAAGGGACTGTTGTGGCCATGGAGGTCAGAGGGTCCCAGTCCCCCTGAGCCAGCCCTCACCTGCCAGTCTCCTTGGCagagggcagtgccagcactgggagcagccacACGTCCCTCTCCTGGGAAACGGGTCTGgcagaaaagggatttttccaaGGAGAGGGCATCTGTAGAACTGATCTGGGCACTGCTGGATGGTCTGTCAACAACCTGGCTGCCCTCCAAAATGTGGGGGAGCCACCTCAGGATCCAGGATCAGCTGGGACCTCTGAAAGCAGCTGTGTTCTCTGGGACTGGGGTGAAGCAGGAACCAGCTCCCCTCACAGCTGAGCTCAGGAGGGAGATGTGGCTCGGCCACTGTGCTCGAGGTTCAAGGATCGGACACCCTCGGTGTGGTCCCTGGCCACTGACCTCCTGTGTGGGCCTTGGGACtccctctgggctggggacatgTGTGACTCCATAGGGGGAAAGGCACTGAGAGCAGGGCAATGCTGAATTCATTCATTCCTTACTGATTCCCTCAAAAAAGtcatttccaaggaaaaatctAAATATGGTGGGAAAAGACCTTAAACCCAGCTGAAGGGACACTTTGTCCCTTTTCCCACTCTGAGGGCTGAGGATCCCTGtgatgcccagcacagcccctgggctctgcctctctTTTCCCCCCCAGATAACCTTCATCCCTGCGGACCTCGAGGCCCAGCGGTTCCTGGACCACAAACCCATGGTGCTGCCACGGAAGGACACCAGGTGGGTCCCACAGCAGGGTGATGTGTGTGCCCTGAGGGTGGGGTTGGAGACTGGGGACAACTGCACCTACTGCACACAAAATGCCAAGCAGTGATCaggctgggaaaggaaagggctGCCTGAGCTcccccagggctgagcctgaGTGATgctgggggatgcagagcatccagTGGTGTTCCTGCAGGCatcccctggctctgctgctgatgTGGGCAGTGACATGACCTTGGTGGCCTCTGAAGCCACTCCCTCAGTTGATGGAGCcctgtgtgcatgtgtctgaGCATCTCCCAGCTCCATGGGGTCCAGGTCTGCTCAGCACCCTGTTATCCCTTTGCCTGCAGCTTAATTGCCCCCTGCCCCAACCAAGAGGCCACCAGCACCTATGAGAAGAGCCTGCCATCCTACGAGCAGACACAGAGGCAAGTGGTCAGCTCAGCTccactcccactcccacccATGGAACAGCCCAGACCCCGCAGCTGCTCCCAGTCAGCCATGCAGGCCAAAGCAGAGGTCCACCGTGAGCTGGGGGGTGCTGGACAACCCCTCCAGGACCTGGCACCTTgcctggaaacagcagcaggcagctggtATGTGGTGCCTGCAGAATTGGGATGGCATTGGTGGGATGTGGGGTGAAACTATGGGGATCGAGCCCCCAGAATTGGGGGAGGTAGAGGATGTAGAGGGGTTTTCGCTGCTCTAACAGCACTGAGCTTCCACACCCTTGGCCACACTGAAGCCTGGATGGTGTCTCAACCCACAGGGAGTCTCTGAACTAAATTATTTCCCAGGAGGAAATTTGGGCTTTGGTtataatttgcattttgatgTTTGTGTTTTTGCCTTTTGCTTTAAATTCATTTTATCAATATAAGCAGCATCCCTCACAAGAATAACACCAAAGTTCCTGCTCAGACTTTGATAGAAATGAGATGCCCAGCATGTGACCCTCAAAACAGATGCCACATATGACACCCAAGCATTGGTTTGGGAGGTCCAAAAGTGCTCTGCAGGCGATGGAGGTCACTGTTCAGGCTCAGGGCATAGGACTTGGGCACCTGTCAAAATGTATTTACAGCTGGGATGGGTGCAGTGCTTTCCCATCCCAGCTATAAATTCAGGAAATGCAAGGATGCAAGGACAGCCACTACTTCACCCCACGGGCAGTAGGAACCTGGCAGACGAGTGTCCCCATAAAGGCAGGACCAAGGGCTGGGATAGGGACATCCCAGGGCGCTCCAGCCACCGAACAAAGGGACTGGTGATGCTGCGATGCTGCCTGAGCATCCAGGGGGAAccgcagctcctgcccagccgTGTTTGGTGTAACCCTGTCCCCGCAGCCCCTCCCGGCCAGCCCCGGGGGATGCCCCGCTGGCGTCGCTGCTGGAGGAGATGGACACGCCATCGCTGGAGGGCTCCGTGCCCGGCAGCCCCACGCCACAGAACCGGACCCTGCCCTCCGCTGGCCGCACCCCGAGCAGCTCCCCGGCAGCGGGAGAGCACCCCCGGTCCCCTCGGAAAGGCCATGGGGAGGAGGATGATCTCTACTACGGGCTCCAGGAGGAGCCGGATGCGCTGCTCAAGGAGAGTGATGGCGTTTTTGAGCCTGAAAACTGATTTCCTGCAAAGAATGGCCACTCGGCAGGGACTGGACTCATGGAGGGGACACACAGGTcacagcctggaggaaaggcGGCTATCCCCAAAAGTGCAGTGGCCCCAGactcctgcctgtccctgtgccatgcTGCACCCCTTGTGTGCACCCAGCCACTCAGGAGGCTGTCATTTCCCCCAAACCCAAAAGGGGTACACCCAGCTCCTGTATTCAACAGAACATGGGACAAGGCCTCCTTCCCAAAGCCGTTTGGGTGGGCACAGAGAAGATGGGCTGGGCAGGATCTGGGCTAAATCCTGTgtttgggaagggaaaggatTGGCTATGCTGTTTGTAACAATATCAGGTTTAGGTAAGTAAAACATGTCAGTGCAGGTGGGTTTTACCAGGCAGAGCTATCCTCAAAGTCTTTTCCCCACTTACCCAAGCtctgctgaaattaaaatttgatcCTGAGTCTCCTGAAGCAGGCATCTGTCATAACTCCAGGTTGGGAGAGGGGTGATGGAGGGGACAGGTCCTGTTGCGCCCTACCTCTGGCACAAGAACTGACTTCCAGCACTCttgggagcacagggaagaggaCACAGCTGAGCCAAAACCCTGATGATAGCACCTGAGATGGTGGCTGTGCACACTGTCTGCTGAGTCAGtgtcagctgctgcaggtgggtTTGCATGTTGGCTCCCACTGCCCTCAAACTTTCTGTGAATAATAAGTGTTTGTTCCAAACCACGTGGATGGGTCTCAGCCTGGTTTGTCACCATGACAGGGACAACACAGGGGCTCTCCACAGCCTGTCTCCAGCACACAGagatggcagtgctggtgggaaCCACAACCTTTGGCTGCTTGGGACTGCTGGGATCTGTGAGGCTGAGCCTCTCCAGGGCAGCTGGGTTCGGATCAAAGCCTCAGTGGGTCCAACAGCACAGGGATGCTGAGAGTCCCTTGCTCTGTTCTGGGAAAGCTGGGCTGGATCTGCCTGTGCCTGGCATGGCCCCAGGAGGCTTGGGGGCACATGTCTCCAGCAAAttccatagaatcacagaactgagGTGGAATGGAGCTTAAAAATCCTGAAGTTCCAATCCCCCAAGAGCAAAAGTGGGGCAAAGCTGtcctccagcagctgagggCGAGGGAGCATGAGAACCCTGGAAGGATGCTCCTGTGTTCCCTTGCCACCTAGGGAGTGCTTTGCTTGGTACAGGGCAGGGTGTGCAAGAAAAGGCTGCACCTGAGGCGTGACACCCCTGTGACACTCCTGCACCCTTCACTCACCTTGGTGTCACCAAAGCAGACAGGGAGAAGGGCAGGGAGCACCTACGCACCTTGGTGTGTTTATGGCAAACAGGAGGGTGGGGAATGAAGGCTCCAGTGTTGTCTAAACATTGCCACAGGATCGAGAGATGCTCTACAGGAGGAAGCATTTCCAGATTGCATGTActcagctcctgcctgtcctTCTCAGTACTGGGGGAGTGTGGTGGCTCTGGGAATGCTGTTCAGATGGAACTATGGCTCACTGAGCTTCAGAGGGTGCCCGGGGCAGGATGTCACTCTGTGTCACTGCCCCTATGGAGTGTGGGAATCTGGGAGAGACCCAGTTTTTACCTGTAGAACCACAGAATGTTTGGGCTGGGAAAGGGCCTTAAAGAGAATTATGTTCTAagtcccctgccatgggcagggacaccttccacagacTAGgccctagaccaggttgctccaaggcctgtccaacctggccttgaatgtttccaaggATGAGGCATCACAGCTCCCCTGGgaaagctgtgtcagggcttcAAagtccctccctgccctcctgtaCCCTCtacactggaaggggctctaagctttctggagccttctcttctccaggctgaacactcAGAATTTCCTCACAGAGGAGATTCCTACCTCATGGCTTGGCACTCACTTTCATTGTTGgcaaaataaatctgtttctcAGAATAATTTCTCTAGGCggaggcggggggggggggcgggggggggtgACATGGAGCCTGGACCCTCTCCCCCATGGAAACTTTCGTAGAGCTGCGTGTGCAtccccccatccctggcacagcatCCTTGAGCGAAGGACTCGGCTCCCGCGCCGGCAGAGGTTAAACATTCTGGGAATCGGGACATTCCTGCATGGCATTAAACACCCGCCAGCAGCCCCGGGTCTGGCTCAGCTTGTGCAGGGGAGGGGGAGACGGCCCGCCCGCCGCCCACGCGTGTCACCCTCCCCAGGGACCCCGAGTGTCACCGTCCCCAGGGACCCCGAGTGTCACCCTCCCCAGGGACCCCGAGTGTCACCGTCCCCAGGGACCCCGAGTGTCACCCTCCCCAGGGACCCCGAGTGTCACCTTCCCCAGGGACCCCATGTCTGGAAGCCGATGGACAGGGGaaggggctggcagtgccacccaCGCGTGTCGCCCACGTGGGACGGGGACAGATCCGACCCCTTGGTGACCCGCGGGGGACAGTGACCTCAGCGCACCAGTGGTGTAGTGGTATCATGCAAGATTCCCATTCTTGCGACCCGGGTTCGATTCCCGGCTGGTGCAAAGCAGCGTTTCCTTTGCCACTTCTGAGGTGCGGCTGTGCAAGGTTCAGATGCTCCCACACCAAGGGGTCTCTCAAAATCCGgacaggaggtttttttttttaccgcCGGGATGCTCGGCTCAGCgcacccagccctgtgcccGCACTTCCCGGAGTCCCGTCTCTCCTCCCGGAGGGACGGCAGCAGGGATCTTGGAACCCTTCCTCCTTGTTGAGGTTTTCTCTGATGCTTCCTCTGCTCTCTAATTCCTTCCCCCTCGACAGGAGCCCTCCTTttac from Cinclus cinclus chromosome 8, bCinCin1.1, whole genome shotgun sequence harbors:
- the BSND gene encoding barttin, coding for MAEEKTFRYGFIILGFFLVMVGMFIMSVEKPQYYITFCVLGVLLIAVGITWSMCQCYPKITFIPADLEAQRFLDHKPMVLPRKDTSLIAPCPNQEATSTYEKSLPSYEQTQRQVVSSAPLPLPPMEQPRPRSCSQSAMQAKAEVHRELGGAGQPLQDLAPCLETAAGSCPSRPAPGDAPLASLLEEMDTPSLEGSVPGSPTPQNRTLPSAGRTPSSSPAAGEHPRSPRKGHGEEDDLYYGLQEEPDALLKESDGVFEPEN